The following nucleotide sequence is from Podospora bellae-mahoneyi strain CBS 112042 chromosome 1 map unlocalized CBS112042p_1, whole genome shotgun sequence.
AGAGGAAAAGCGAACAAGAAACAAACAGCAACCCGCCACGAAGCAAACGGCCGACGGGGTCCCCTCGCTTCGATGTCCCCTAGCCTCCAATGCTCCGGCCCAGTCCAGAGTGATCCAAGATCTTGGGACTATCGGACAGTGTCCAATCTGATGGGAACGTGCAGCTATTTGTGGTCTGCACTAGGCCGAGAAAACAATAGCCCCAAGCCGTAGATTTTTCTGGGAGCACCAGGGGGCTAAGACAGGTCTCGGTCCGGCCCCCTCGCTGTCTCTCGGTACAAGGTCCGGGATTGCCAAGCATGAAATGTCGGCCCCACTCGGCCGGAGATTCGCCGTCCACCCACTCTGCTCCGGGGTGTGAGCCCACTGGACTCCGCTCTTTCAGCTTCCGTTGTGATGCGCCTGCCCTTTGCGATTGTCCCTGATCAGCCCATGCAAGCCACCCAGGCTGCAAGCCTCACGACGGACTTTCTTCAGCTGTCTGCATtccttccaggttgttgggCCTCCCTACGGTATGTGGGGCACTGTAGGCCCAACGAATATCAGCAAGCCACTGCCGTCTGCATTCGAACTCGAGTCTATCGTTCGGGACCGACGACGATCAAGTCACTTCTGACAACCTCAAACATCGAGCCAATCGTATCTCACCTCTCTTCTGCACCCACCTTGTCTCActtctctcttcttcaacctgtCGTCTCTTGCGTGTAAAAcactccccccacccccacgaACCATGGGCAGCACATCTGATGATCCCCCAATggcatccaccaccaacaccaccaacggcGATGctaccacctcttcccccaatGTCACCAACTCCTCAGAAAAACAATCCCgcaaagatgaagaagacatCCCCTACTGGAACGTAAACgtccccccccacctccgcACCCAAGCCTGCCCCTcctacctcctcaacctcaacccaaaAGACCTCTCCATAATCTCCACCCCCGACTCCCACTACGAAATCGAATCCTGGCCCACGGTCCTCTCCAAGATCCGGTCGTACCGCCCCGACCTCTTCCAGCGCATCCCCTCGGACCTCCGCCGCTACCACGAGTTTTGTTATAATATCAAGCAGCAGTACGGCTCCGTCATGAACTTTATCCTCTCGCAGCGTCTCGGTTGGGagcaccccatcatccccaaggGTGACGAGCCGTTTGAgtgtgaggaggatgtcaagaTACTCCGGAATGACTGGCCGTATGGTATAGATGGCAAGATTGTCCATCTGGTGGTGTGGGTCAAGTTTGAGCtcgaggccgagggggaaaagggggattTGACGGAGAAAGAGACaaaggtggtgggggagtgggtgaggaagaagtttgtggtggagggggggttggaggaggggagggttgtttGGTTCAGGAACTGGACCTGTTTGAAGTCTGTCAAGAGTGTGGAGCATTTTCATGTCATGCTGTTTGATCCAGACAAAGagttggtggatgggttgacGGGGGGGGATGTGCCGCTTTGTGAGAGGGTCAAGTTGAGTATATGAGAGAGGGTTGGTCAAGTTTTtgagaggaggtgggggtgtATGAGTAGGAGGTATACAGTACTCCTACTCAGTGAGGGCAACAGGACAGCATGTGTGAGGTTGGACAGCCAGAGGCAGGGTTTACCTAACTGTTAGTATTCGATATCATCATTTCCTTTGGGGTTGTAGAAGGGGGGAGCCGCTAGACGACCTTGAGAATGGGACACTTTGAATTTCGGTGTTGAGGTGTAAGATAGAGAGGGAGGCTCAAATAGACTGGAGACAACTGCTTCAAGCAATGCTAGATGAACACTTTGATGCCGTACAACAAATCACCTATAATAATCCTTCACCACTCTCCTAACCTCCACAACCGGACACTCGGCCAACGGAACCGCAATCGGCTTCTCGATTTTTACTCTGACGGTGTAATCCTCCCCATTgacaaaaacctcctccaccttgtcAATCAAGTGCGCCCCCAACGCTTCCAACGTCTCGAATGATGACTCCTCCAGCGCCTATTTCACTCAATCAGCTTTTCTATCCcatccccttttctttttttgcttcatCTTTCACTCACCTTCACAACCGCCTTTTCAACCCTGACATACCTATCCCCCCTCACCTTGATCCCCTCAATCCCCACCGTAACAACCAACATCTGCCTCGCCTCCCGCTCGTTAGGATTAACCCCGACCAACGTCGGCACTCCGAGTCTGGTGATCTCCATCCCTAGCGCGCGGGCGGTCATTTTCCCCGTGTTGTCAAACCCCGCGCTTGCGGTGAGACTCACACCCTCGCCAAGCAAGCTCGCTTTTGGGAGCGTCAGCTTCACACCCAGAAACCCGATTCTATCTAagctcccccccaaaaaagggGTTCCGTCCCCCCTGACACCATCGATAGACAACCCAGTGAGATGAACGAATATCTGGTTCAGCACCGAGATCGcatccccctcgtcctcctctgGAGAAGAAATGGCGGCTGTAGAATTAGGGCCGAAGTAAGTCTCTACAGTGTCGAGGAGTGCCTTTGATAGATTGCCGTAGTGGATCGTGTCCTCGCCTAGCTTGTCAGTTGCGGAGGCGGTTTcaaagggggaggtgaaacTGATCTCTgccgagaggaggaggggttgggggcggagggggcggtCCCAGGCGTCTGTGGCTgcgcggaggagggtgctGGATAGGTTCTTGACTGagactgctgctgggaggaggtcggcggtggtgagggagcggagggcgggggttgggaggagggggatggatgtGGGGTTTGacattttgggggggtggtgaagtgGGTGAGAAAGATATGGTACtagttggtgggggggtggtgaaatTACTTTAACGAAACAGTGAATGAGTGGGTTGTTAAGAGGTGTGAGTGAGGTGAGTGAGGGCGAGACTGTTGTGGTGTTGCGGGGTACCTATCTCTGTAATTGTGAGTCAAGCGAATTCAGAGGGTTTACGGAGAAAACTTACCTTGAGAATAATCTTAGGGCCGATGTGAAAAAAGAGAACTTGAATGACACAACTTTCAAGTCTTCGTCAAAATGGAAGGTGAGAAAATCGTACGACGCAATCTTGTCAAAGTGGAGGGGTGTGGAAGAGTGAGTGAGGGTGAGagaggatggatggaggggtcgtCGCTGATAAGAGAAATCCCCTGAATGGCGATAAGAACAACATTTATGGTTCAACACCAGCTCTCTTTCCACAACCTGAACCCTCTTTTGGTATGAAGAGCGCAATTTTACTTTGTTTTCTCACTTTGATGTAGGCATTCGAGCGGAACACGAGTGTCAATACCACTGTTTGTGAGAAGAAGCCTAACTCTATTCCGCATGTCATAAGAGCAAATATCATCAACGCCCACCCAAGCCCTCAACCAACTACGATCATACCCACATTCGGCCGTGAAATTTGAAAGATGAAACAAGAATAAGATAAACCCAGACAACACTATTCTGCTATCATGCAAGACCCCAAATGAACTAACCACCTCATGAGAAGAGAACACAAAAAGGGGTATATACTTCAACAGGCCATCCCACCAAATCCAGCTCCATGACCAAGCAGATACACCAAAAACCTAAAACATCTCGGTACAAAACTGGGTATCTCGTACTCAATCAAATCCCAACCAAAtgacttttttctttcgtaATCACCAAAATCAACAAACACTAGCAAACCTCAATGAACTAAAACAACATCACTGAGGGTGGTAAAATGGCCcctggggttggtgtggtgAGTGAGAAAACGGTGACACTGAACCCTGGGGTGTAAACTGATGCTCAGGCCCAGTCGCATGAATATCAAGCATGTTACCCCCATACCCTATCTGGACCCCCGCGCTGGGATCTTGCAGCCCCAGAGCGTTCATCGACATGGCTGGCATGGCGGGAAAGGGCTCTATCTCTGGAGTAGACACATAATTGTTTGGCGGCGTTGACATGTAAGGGCTTGTGGTGACGGGAAGGCCGCCGCCAAAGGCGGGCGTGTTGAGGCTAGTGAAGCCAGTGACGGGGTGGTGTCCGACCGATTGCATGTTGAGATTGGTCTGACCCATGCTCTGAGCGAGATCACTAAAATCGccgtggtgttgagggtaaaactgttgttgctgaggtaTAGCGTGATGGTAGACAAATTGGCCAGGGAGCGGCGCATTCGTATATACTGGCATTGGGCCTTGTTGACGGACCATTGGCCCCTGGCCAACCGGAGATCGATCCCACTGAGTTTGGGTGTTGAATGTGGGAGGAAACTGCCGCGGTGGCGGATCTTGGACAGGACTGATGATGGTATCCTCGTCGAGatccttcttggccaccaGCTTGAGAATCGGCAAGCTGATCTGCTCCATGTGCTTGGCCAAGTGGACAGTCAACTTCTTCCAGGTCGGGAACGTCTTGCCACAGAAGCGGCATGGTTCTTGTTGAGGCAAAGCAGTGGTCTCTTTGTGACAAGCCTCGACTCTTTGCCAGGTGGGGTCGTTACCACCTGCCCGCTTGATGGCCGCCTTGGTCTTCACCTTGGGCTCAGCAAACTTGTGCTCGCGAACCAAGTGTTGAAGGAAGTTGTCACGGCGGTAGCAGATATGACGGCAGTCCTCAACGTCGCACGTCCACCACTCCAAATGCCGATGACCTTCGTTCTCGTGGCGGACCCAGTCTGCCTTTCTCTTGAAGATCTTCGGGTCTCTGCATCGGTCCCAGGTGCAGGTAAACGGCTGGACATCTTCATGGACATGTTTGGTCCAGTCAGAAGGCTTCTGGAATTTCTTGGACGTGAAACACAGCTGACACTCAAACTCGGCAGGCAGTGTGCTGGTAGGAGGCATGGGGATGTCTTGAGGGAAGCTCTCCTGATTGATCGCGCCCTCTAGCGGCGTGATTTCTCCATCCGAACCGTCAAACCTGGCAGACAGGGGGTCGGTACCGCCGGCGTTGAGGATATTGGCACTGCCTCCGAGTGCAATGCACATGCTACCGCAGTTGCAGTTTTGTGCTTTGACAGCCTGGATGTGCTTTACCCGAGAGTTGAGGAGGCCCTTGTACCGGATGATCTGCTGGTGGGCGATACGTTCGACCAGATAGGTGTTGACGGTACTCAGTTGAGGATTCAACTTGAGAACGTGGTCCTTGAAGCCCGCcatgttgggggtgatgtcATCAATGAGCTTGGTTGACTCGGTCTTGTCGCCTTCTTCAAAtccgtcatcttcctcgtcatcatcgtcatccaaATCACCAGCATTCGGCTTGGCATTCCCAAGGTTGGAAACCGGCGGCCCACCGGTCATCTTCCACATGTCGACAATGCCAGGCGGTTGGTTCTCTGACTTGCTTCTCAATCGGTTCATCAAGGGCTTCTTGACGCTCAGCGTGCTCGGGCTCCTCACGACTGGAGAGTGGACAGGAGTGGCGCTGAGGGAGCCGGATCGGGCATGTGTGGTCCCAATGGCTGCCACACTTCCCCCCATGGCAACAAGCGCCGTGTTGATGCTTGGAACACTGTTCTTTCTGTTCCATGGGGTGGGGCTTGGTGGTGCGAGCTTCACCTGGCTTTCTCTTCGCTCAAAAGATGTGTCGGTTCCCCCAGAGCTTGCATCATCGTTTTCAACGCCACGAGACCGCTTGCTATTGTTGACACTTGGTTTCCGGGTGAGCTTGTCGCGCATGACCCCAATGATGCTCGGTCGTCGACTGCTATCACCTCGGCTCAGCGAGAGCTTCTTGAAGAGGTTTGTGGTCGCCTGCACATCATAATCAAAGATGCTAGGTAAACTGCGACGCCGTGTTCCCCATGTTGCTGCTCGAGATACAACCGACTCGTTATCGCACATCCGCGTGTATCTCGCAATCGCGGCTTGAGCAGTCTCGGGCTGGTGCCGAGTGGAAGAAATGGACGATACCATGGGTCCATCAGCCCAGTTGCGATTCTGTCGAATGAAATCGACATCCTCTTCCGTCAAACCACCCGCGGCGTTCTCGTTGTAGTACGTTTGGCCAGGTTTTAGCACATTCTGCGTCTCTGATACTTCAATCTCGCGATCGGGAACATTGGTGTTGGCATCCTGAGGCATGACAGGCACGAACTCTGAAGGTGTTGTTCGGGCAGTATGCTTCTGCAGCCAACTGTCAACCCTTCTGTTTTGCTGTTCCCGGTCACGATCTGAAGCCAGCTCATTCATGCTTGGGACCTCGACATTTGGTCGGCGAGCTGGGTCCAAACCGCTCGGGCCTGTAGACTGATTCGCCCATCGGCCCGAGAGATCACGGACAGTGGGAGATGGCTCGGCCTCATGCACTGCCTGCTGGCTGGTGTTGAACTCATATGACCCGACATTGTTGTCTTGTTCCCAATGGGAGACTGTGACTCGCGGACTATGACTATGCATAATGGGAGCTGCTGGGGCAAGGCCGCTGTCGCTTGATTCCTCACTGTTGCTTGTCCTTGGAGTCAAGTCGACAGAAGACGACTGTGCTGTAAGTGAGAGCTCGTGCGGCCCAATCGATGGCTGAGACAGGTCAGGAAATGTTGCAAACTCGCTTTTCCCGTCTGCGTGGGGTGAAGCCGTGGATAGTGAAGGGGTCTTGTCGGGACTCAGAGGAAAGGTGACCGCGCCAGCCTGTGGCACATGTTGCGAGCTAGTCGAAATGTTGGACTGAGATGTCTGTTGGTCGACAAGAAACGAATCCAAGCTATCGTCCACCAAGAAAGAAGGGGAGCCGCCAATGCTATTGAAGCTCGCGCCAAAGAAGGGATCGTCAACTTCGCTGAACTCGCTCGACTGGTAGTGAACACTGAGGGTGGACTCGGACTCGGCAGGTGTGTTGACGTTtagggagggcgaggagtaCTGCTGTTGGGGCGATGGGTATGCCGAGAGATGGCTGTTCTTACTTGGCGTCGACGGGGCGCCTTGAAGTTGATTTTGCTGGAAGtgaagttgttgttgcggttgctgttgtggttgctggtgaggtCTGCGGGGTTCATCAATCCGGTCCCGGCGGCGTGTGGTGGTGTCAGGGACGGATGAGGGGTATATGGTGTGAATCGAAGACATATTTGCGGACGACGGGTAGGAAAGTCCAGGGTGATATATTATACGATGAGATCTGGGGGCGTTGTCTTGTCTATGAAGGGGGAAGAGCCGGTGGAGCTCCCGATATCTTGGTCGAGAGGTGGGGAGTCAATGAGCCTAGGCGGCATACATGGTCCTGCGGCTGCGCAACGGGAGTGTTGTGTCGGGTGTCACTGTCTTTGCCAGCTACAAATGCGCCAGCCGCGGTCCGAATTCCGCTTGGAAGTGCTATGGAAGGtcgcagcagaagcaggaaTGCGGTTCAGGAGAAATCAAGTGATCGGCGTGTCGAGAGCAGGAGGATTGAAAGAGAAGAGTTGgagtgttgctgttgctggcgcGCGCACTCCTAGATGAGGCACGCCGCACCTGTTCCTTGCGCCAGTGGCCCGCTGACAGGGGTGATAATTGGGGGCGAGGCGCAGGGCGACGGCTGCGGTTCCGAGCCTGGACTGAGCCAAGCGCTTAAAGTGCTTgtggaaaggaaaggggggaatGCAAAGATACCAACGGTCAAGAGGTTGAGATGATCAATCTTTGATGGAAAACACCAGATATCAAGGTATAACAGAatggtgaggttgtgtaGAGATAAAGCTGAGAAGGCGGGAGGCAGCCGAAAACATGGATAAGGCAAAGATGGATAACGATAGACCGAATTGATCAGTCAGCTGCATCTATGGGCGGGCAACCTTCAGAAATGGTGGTAAcatcaagaaaaaaaaaaggagggatgGAAAGGGGACTGAGAGGTTGCAGAACTCAGTGTGGCTACTCAGACACGATATTGAAAGCCGAAGGGGACAAGATGGATGAATTGGCTTCTGCCATCCAGAGTCAAGCCACAGCACAGGCACAAGAGAGAACGCCGACTGTTCCGCCTCTTGGGTTGGCAGATTCGGCCACCGTCAGGACCCATGAGAATGCGGCGACAAAGTATGGTGAGACGGTCAATGGTGAGatggtcgaggaggggaacCGTTTGGTGGGGCAACAGTGTGCAACAAGCAACGCCCAAGACAGATAATGATGGGGAATCACCAATATCGCTCATGGATACGGTTCGAGAAGGTCCCTGGGTAGCACTGTAGAGAATTCTGTGATTCGCAGACGACATGAGGCAGTGCCTCTCCCTTGCCGATGGGCAGAATTGGCAGACCCAAGAGGCAGAATTGCATCTGTAGAACCTTCAACCCCGCGCTGGGGTTCTCTGTGGTGAGGCTCGAACAGGAAGCTTGTCCCCACCCCACCTTCGCGCTACTGAGAAGGCATCCACTTCACGGCGAGCGGTAGGCGCACAGCCACCCTGGACGTGGCATAGAAATGCAGGAAAGAAGAGGGCAAGGCATTTTGAAAGTAACGCCGGGAGTCTCCCTAGTTTCAAACTCGCCAGTTCGGCGCCCTGTTACTGAGACACCTCACACAGCATCTGTCGATTTAAAAGAATCTCAAGATTCTCGGCAACAACCCGTCCAAAAGTGCTTGTCTTGTTAGCGTGCCGATCATGCAAAGAAACCCGAGCGTCTCCACAAGGCCGTGGTGGATCTGTCAAGTCCAGGCTAGTATCACGATCCTCTCTGCTTTCCTCTGAATTCGTGTTTCCCAAGATCGAGTGACCACATGGACAAAGCCATTGTCTGCTTGCAACTGACAATTTCCACAGCTTTAGGCTTCCCGATGTTGCATAACAACTGCTGACATCAAAGCCCGGTTTTCGGCATCTTTAAGTGTTATCGCTGGTTTGCCAAGCTCCCGTAGGGCCTGCACAGCCTCGTGGCGTTGACCCTCGCTGTTTGTCTTGGGTGCCGTCCGTTCGGATCATGGCGTCAGTCCCGGCCCCGCAACCTCCGCAACGGCGGGCCATGCCGTCTGAAATGTTTCTTCTCTTTGGAAACATGAGGAGAAGGATTACTAACCGTACGGCCCGGCAGTTTTTGATACGAACAGACGCCCGGCGGATTCCGGCAAGAGCGGCACCTTTTTGATCAGCCTCAAAAGCATCTACCGAGTGTGTAGTTCTCCACTAGACAAGCCTCCTCCGGCGGTGGCTTGAATGCTTGGTTGTGTAACATTTGTTTCAACCTCGCGATCCCCTGCCCCCAGACGCCCGGAACAAATATGGAGTTTATTCCCAGAATACCTTGACCAGTCCAGACTCGGTATATGCCCCCAAAGTTTGTTCAGCCATCGTGCTTCGAAACCGAGAGGTGCGAGTGGAATAGGTCTGGGGTGCAGCAATCATAGGCCAGCATGTATGGCCGCATGTATTACGAATGCCCCAATTCCGAGCGACGGGCAGGTGATTTATGCTTCTCTGTAGCCGGCATTTGCTCATCCCCGCTGTTTCATGCGACTGATCTTGATCGTGCCACATGGTCGTGATGAAAGCGGCCCTGACAAGCGAAGGATTCAAGGTTATCACACACTCATACCAGCCACATCATACCTAGGCTACAATATACAATGCGCTGGCATCTCGCGGTTTGTTGTGGCTTTACTCACTGCTATCTTCCTGCCTAATCTGCCTGTGTCTCGGATTTTTGATATTCGCAAACATCATTTTGCATCCCTGAGTTAGTTGCAACCATGTCAAAGTAGACGATAGAAAAGTCAGACGGCAGGGACCTCGACATGTCATCCTTTCATAACTCTTCTTAGTACATGGTCGGTTAATTATACAAGACTCGAAATTCATGGAACAAAAACAGGTGATGGAGGACTGACTCCTAGAATCAAATAAAACcttgagagagagaaaagataAGAGAAACCGCTAGAGTAAACCACTACATGTAAAGTAAACAACAGACAAATAAAATCGCAAAAGGCTCACCGGCCATTGACCGGTTACGAAAACCTAGAGGTTTTAACGAAGAATCGAACGGGGGGCGTCTCAGGGCTCTCGGTGAACCCCGGCGGAGGGCAGCCCCAATAGCCTTACCACTTGACCGCGAGAGCTTTGTGATAAGGGTACTGGGGCTGGTTGAAATCTACTAGGTCGAACTAATACATAAAGCTTCTACCGACTGGTGCATAGCACTGAGGACCTTGATGGTTGGCAAAAGTCATACACAACCAAACAGAAAAGAGCGAGTGAGCCATCAACGGATCTCGCGACTTCTGTTCGGATGTCTGCCGGCACTGTCAATCTCCTTCGCTTTCACAAACACTTTTTGTCTTCCCTATCGTCTGCTCCTACATATCCTCTCTGCTCCTCGCTGATGACGGTCAAGATTATGTCTTTATCGATAGACAATTACTCTCCTACTCTTCTTTCTTACATCCCACGTACACTCTCATCCGATGTTGAAATCTCACCGCGAAATCACCGCTCCCATATTGCCGTGGACCATGGAATAATAACTCGGTCTTATAAACATCCATGCTTCTTAGACCAAGCTGATATGACGCGGTCTGCCTTTTTACAAGAAAAGTTTTCCCATGGCACGAGGTTGACTGAATTCTCCCTTTAGATACCCACTCAACCGGAACAGATGGCATCTCGTCCCGTTCATGCTGAACATCGATAACgggtcaacaacaagagcAGGGCTGGTTGAACGGACATAGCGGTAATACCCTCTCTTCTAATACACCTTCCGATTAtaggccaagaagaagccgcaCAAAGACGTTCCGTCCGGCTGGGTCTTGTTTCATGTTATTCGCGCGCATCGTCCAGCATTCCCGTCTCCGATCGATTACCCGGCCGCATCACCGGGATTTGCATTTTTGCCTATATTAACCCTCTAATCAGAGCCTCAATGCTTGGACTTCTTGTCCCGCAAGCTTGTAGTGCTTGTCCGAGACAGGGTGCC
It contains:
- a CDS encoding uncharacterized protein (EggNog:ENOG503P1FY; COG:S), translated to MGSTSDDPPMASTTNTTNGDATTSSPNVTNSSEKQSRKDEEDIPYWNVNVPPHLRTQACPSYLLNLNPKDLSIISTPDSHYEIESWPTVLSKIRSYRPDLFQRIPSDLRRYHEFCYNIKQQYGSVMNFILSQRLGWEHPIIPKGDEPFECEEDVKILRNDWPYGIDGKIVHLVVWVKFELEAEGEKGDLTEKETKVVGEWVRKKFVVEGGLEEGRVVWFRNWTCLKSVKSVEHFHVMLFDPDKELVDGLTGGDVPLCERVKLSI
- a CDS encoding uncharacterized protein (COG:H; EggNog:ENOG503P7QE), with amino-acid sequence MSNPTSIPLLPTPALRSLTTADLLPAAVSVKNLSSTLLRAATDAWDRPLRPQPLLLSAEISFTSPFETASATDKLGEDTIHYGNLSKALLDTVETYFGPNSTAAISSPEEDEGDAISVLNQIFVHLTGLSIDGVRGDGTPFLGGSLDRIGFLGVKLTLPKASLLGEGVSLTASAGFDNTGKMTARALGMEITRLGVPTLVGVNPNEREARQMLVVTVGIEGIKVRGDRYVRVEKAVVKALEESSFETLEALGAHLIDKVEEVFVNGEDYTVRVKIEKPIAVPLAECPVVEVRRVVKDYYR
- a CDS encoding uncharacterized protein (EggNog:ENOG503NZR7; COG:S), giving the protein MSSIHTIYPSSVPDTTTRRRDRIDEPRRPHQQPQQQPQQQLHFQQNQLQGAPSTPSKNSHLSAYPSPQQQYSSPSLNVNTPAESESTLSVHYQSSEFSEVDDPFFGASFNSIGGSPSFLVDDSLDSFLVDQQTSQSNISTSSQHVPQAGAVTFPLSPDKTPSLSTASPHADGKSEFATFPDLSQPSIGPHELSLTAQSSSVDLTPRTSNSEESSDSGLAPAAPIMHSHSPRVTVSHWEQDNNVGSYEFNTSQQAVHEAEPSPTVRDLSGRWANQSTGPSGLDPARRPNVEVPSMNELASDRDREQQNRRVDSWLQKHTARTTPSEFVPVMPQDANTNVPDREIEVSETQNVLKPGQTYYNENAAGGLTEEDVDFIRQNRNWADGPMVSSISSTRHQPETAQAAIARYTRMCDNESVVSRAATWGTRRRSLPSIFDYDVQATTNLFKKLSLSRGDSSRRPSIIGVMRDKLTRKPSVNNSKRSRGVENDDASSGGTDTSFERRESQVKLAPPSPTPWNRKNSVPSINTALVAMGGSVAAIGTTHARSGSLSATPVHSPVVRSPSTLSVKKPLMNRLRSKSENQPPGIVDMWKMTGGPPVSNLGNAKPNAGDLDDDDDEEDDGFEEGDKTESTKLIDDITPNMAGFKDHVLKLNPQLSTVNTYLVERIAHQQIIRYKGLLNSRVKHIQAVKAQNCNCGSMCIALGGSANILNAGGTDPLSARFDGSDGEITPLEGAINQESFPQDIPMPPTSTLPAEFECQLCFTSKKFQKPSDWTKHVHEDVQPFTCTWDRCRDPKIFKRKADWVRHENEGHRHLEWWTCDVEDCRHICYRRDNFLQHLVREHKFAEPKVKTKAAIKRAGGNDPTWQRVEACHKETTALPQQEPCRFCGKTFPTWKKLTVHLAKHMEQISLPILKLVAKKDLDEDTIISPVQDPPPRQFPPTFNTQTQWDRSPVGQGPMVRQQGPMPVYTNAPLPGQFVYHHAIPQQQQFYPQHHGDFSDLAQSMGQTNLNMQSVGHHPVTGFTSLNTPAFGGGLPVTTSPYMSTPPNNYVSTPEIEPFPAMPAMSMNALGLQDPSAGVQIGYGGNMLDIHATGPEHQFTPQGSVSPFSHSPHQPQGPFYHPQ